A region from the Natronomonas salsuginis genome encodes:
- a CDS encoding ArsR family transcriptional regulator: MKPKSMPTTGGGVDDGASGFEPWAALQKSTDRTRANVIADIVGHPKGAPSVRELDYMNPGLAADAIRRHLSILQDVGVVEALVVEPGERIRGYPYKFYRLTSDARELFDRNDLFPEDAWQRQYARVQRTGEIKELESMPRPDAD; the protein is encoded by the coding sequence ATGAAACCGAAATCGATGCCAACTACTGGCGGCGGTGTCGACGACGGGGCGAGCGGGTTCGAACCCTGGGCCGCACTCCAGAAATCGACCGACAGGACGCGAGCGAACGTGATCGCGGACATCGTCGGTCATCCGAAGGGGGCACCGAGCGTCCGGGAGCTCGATTACATGAATCCGGGACTCGCGGCGGATGCCATCCGTCGTCACCTCAGCATCCTTCAGGACGTCGGCGTAGTCGAAGCGCTCGTCGTCGAACCGGGAGAGCGGATCCGCGGCTATCCGTACAAGTTCTATCGACTGACGTCCGACGCCCGCGAACTGTTCGACAGAAACGATCTGTTCCCCGAAGACGCGTGGCAACGGCAGTATGCTCGCGTACAGCGAACCGGCGAAATCAAAGAACTCGAATCGATGCCCCGTCCGGACGCCGACTGA
- a CDS encoding MBL fold metallo-hydrolase, whose translation MRVTFLGTGSAMPTGERFQTGLLIEDPDGDAEPLLVDCGSGVLHGLASTNVGYEGISTVLLTHHHLDHVSDLMALLKARWLAGETELTIVGPDGTESLLDGLLDVHEYMQGRIDLTVREVGPGSTTVAGYDVRAVETVHSMYCLAYRFESEDAIFTFSGDTEAIDAVADLAEGSAVLAHDCSFPDEIDVENHPTPSTLGSVLAGHEIGRVYLTHLYPHTDGHHEEMIEAVEEQLNGDVRIARDGLTVDLRRTNG comes from the coding sequence ATGCGCGTGACCTTTCTCGGCACGGGATCGGCCATGCCGACCGGCGAGCGGTTTCAGACCGGTCTGTTGATCGAGGACCCCGACGGCGACGCTGAACCGCTGCTCGTCGACTGCGGCAGCGGCGTCCTTCACGGCCTCGCGTCGACGAACGTCGGCTACGAGGGGATATCGACCGTCCTGTTGACTCACCATCACCTCGATCACGTCTCCGATCTGATGGCGCTGTTGAAGGCCCGGTGGTTGGCCGGCGAGACCGAGTTGACGATCGTCGGCCCCGATGGCACCGAATCGCTCCTCGACGGCCTCTTGGACGTTCACGAGTACATGCAGGGACGGATCGACCTCACTGTCCGGGAGGTCGGCCCCGGATCCACGACTGTCGCCGGCTACGACGTCCGTGCCGTCGAGACGGTACACTCGATGTACTGTCTCGCTTACCGGTTCGAGAGCGAGGACGCGATCTTCACGTTCTCGGGCGACACCGAAGCGATCGATGCCGTCGCGGATCTCGCCGAGGGATCGGCCGTCCTCGCTCACGACTGTTCGTTCCCCGACGAGATCGACGTGGAGAACCATCCGACGCCGAGCACGCTCGGATCGGTGCTCGCGGGACACGAGATCGGCCGCGTCTACCTGACGCACCTGTATCCCCACACGGACGGGCATCACGAAGAGATGATCGAGGCGGTCGAGGAGCAGCTCAACGGCGACGTTCGGATCGCAAGAGACGGGTTGACGGTCGATCTGCGTCGGACGAACGGATGA
- a CDS encoding ATP-dependent helicase, with protein sequence MGERSSAVEGSAETFVREQLSGRGFDYDSEAIDIDDADAFSRLSPDVRAWWIEQFGEFVPENGGLFTPPQKGAIPLIDEGTNTLVCAPTGSGKTLSSFTAIIDDLFERAEERDDGLENSVYCLYVSPLKSLANDIHRNLTEPLEGISERLEARGESVEIRHAIRHGDTSDADRQRMLEETPHILNTTPETLAILLNSPKFKRKLETVEYVVVDEIHSLAANKRGTHLAVSLERLERLCDRSPTRIGCSATVEPLDAVGKFLVGGTLTPDGWQPREFEIVDARFVRGFDIELRCPTDDLIHTPRGVITDRFYAQLDELVAEHTNTLVFTNTRSGAERVLHNLRERGDYDESNSGCHHGSLSKDRRTEIEEGLKRGELDVVTTSTSLELGIDMPYIDLVVQVGSPKSVAALLQRVGRAGHRLGRTVKGRVIALDRDELVECAVMLKKAEEGFVDRVFIPENAHDVAAQQVYGMAINGPLPEAEVRQTLRGAYPYRNYTGDEYESLFRYLTADYDGMEEKNVYAKVWRDENDPPGGEHHHDDFAPGTPLVGKRGRLARVIYMTNIGTIPDSFSCDVFTRSGDEWIGQLDESYLDTLEAGDVFVLGGARYEYRYRRGSKVYVDPTSARPTVPSWFSERLPLSYDLGREILRFQRELLDRFEADGPPGVRRWLRTLPLDENTVRAVTRMFDAQRRYAGDGSVSTDRRLAIEVELDRDDYRRNYHVHSNYGRRFNDGFSRLLAYRCAQRANANVKVAVADNGFTLSMPLNRKVDFDRIVREIAPDEVRPDLRAALSGTDLLKRYFRINATRALMILKRYKGYEKSASQQQVSSEMLLGFADDKDGFAVMEETYREILEDKLNVDAISAFLSALEAGEMDLFVARVGSPSPRAFGLATLMASDVVLAEDDSAVLQAFHDRVMNEIGGEARGESGGSDTDG encoded by the coding sequence ATGGGAGAGAGATCGTCGGCCGTCGAGGGCTCGGCCGAGACGTTTGTTCGCGAACAGCTCTCGGGACGCGGCTTCGACTACGACTCGGAGGCGATCGACATCGACGACGCCGACGCGTTCAGTCGGCTCTCCCCCGACGTGCGAGCGTGGTGGATCGAGCAGTTCGGCGAGTTCGTCCCCGAGAACGGCGGCCTCTTCACGCCCCCGCAGAAGGGGGCGATCCCGTTGATCGACGAGGGGACGAACACCCTCGTCTGTGCGCCGACCGGCAGCGGGAAGACGCTCTCGTCGTTCACCGCGATCATCGACGACCTCTTCGAGCGCGCCGAGGAGCGCGACGACGGCCTCGAAAACAGCGTCTACTGTCTGTACGTCTCACCGCTGAAATCGCTCGCGAACGACATCCATCGGAACCTGACCGAACCACTGGAGGGGATCTCCGAGCGGCTGGAAGCGCGGGGCGAATCCGTCGAGATTCGGCACGCGATCAGACACGGCGACACGAGCGACGCGGATCGCCAGCGGATGCTGGAGGAGACGCCGCATATCCTCAACACGACGCCGGAGACGCTCGCGATTTTGCTGAACAGCCCGAAGTTCAAGCGGAAACTCGAGACCGTCGAATACGTCGTCGTCGACGAGATCCACTCGCTCGCGGCGAACAAACGCGGCACGCATCTGGCGGTGTCGCTCGAACGGCTCGAACGGCTCTGCGATCGGTCCCCTACCCGGATCGGGTGCTCGGCGACTGTCGAACCGCTCGACGCCGTCGGAAAGTTTCTGGTCGGCGGCACACTGACCCCCGATGGCTGGCAGCCCCGCGAGTTCGAGATCGTCGACGCGAGGTTCGTCCGCGGGTTCGACATCGAGTTGCGCTGTCCGACGGACGATCTGATACACACGCCTCGCGGCGTGATCACGGACCGGTTTTACGCCCAACTCGACGAACTCGTCGCCGAACACACCAACACGCTCGTCTTCACGAACACGCGGTCCGGCGCGGAGCGCGTCCTCCACAACCTCCGCGAGCGCGGCGATTACGACGAGTCGAACTCCGGGTGTCACCACGGGTCGCTCTCGAAAGACCGCCGGACCGAGATCGAAGAGGGGCTCAAACGCGGCGAGTTGGACGTGGTGACGACCTCGACGTCGCTCGAACTCGGTATCGACATGCCGTACATCGATCTCGTCGTGCAGGTCGGCTCGCCGAAGAGCGTCGCGGCGTTGTTACAGCGCGTCGGCCGGGCGGGCCACCGACTCGGCCGGACGGTGAAGGGGCGAGTGATCGCGCTGGATCGAGACGAGCTCGTCGAGTGTGCGGTGATGTTGAAGAAGGCCGAAGAGGGGTTCGTCGATCGCGTGTTCATCCCCGAGAACGCCCACGACGTCGCGGCGCAACAGGTGTACGGGATGGCGATCAACGGCCCGCTTCCGGAGGCCGAGGTCCGCCAGACGCTCCGAGGTGCCTACCCGTATCGGAACTACACCGGCGACGAGTACGAGTCGCTGTTCCGGTATCTCACCGCAGACTACGACGGAATGGAAGAAAAGAACGTCTACGCGAAGGTGTGGCGCGACGAGAACGACCCGCCGGGCGGCGAACACCACCACGACGACTTCGCGCCTGGAACGCCACTCGTCGGCAAGCGCGGCCGATTGGCTCGCGTCATCTACATGACCAACATCGGAACGATCCCCGACTCGTTCAGCTGCGACGTGTTCACCCGTTCCGGTGACGAGTGGATCGGCCAGTTGGACGAGTCGTATCTCGATACGCTCGAAGCCGGCGACGTGTTCGTGCTCGGCGGCGCGCGCTACGAGTACCGGTACCGCCGGGGCTCGAAGGTGTACGTCGATCCGACGAGCGCCCGCCCGACGGTCCCCTCGTGGTTCTCCGAGCGATTGCCGCTGAGCTACGACCTCGGTCGGGAGATCCTGCGGTTTCAACGGGAGCTACTCGATCGCTTCGAGGCGGACGGACCGCCCGGCGTCCGGCGGTGGCTCAGGACGCTCCCGCTCGACGAGAACACCGTCCGCGCCGTGACGCGGATGTTCGACGCCCAGCGACGATACGCGGGCGACGGGAGCGTCTCGACCGATCGGCGACTCGCCATCGAAGTCGAACTCGACCGCGACGACTACCGGCGGAACTACCACGTCCACTCGAACTATGGCCGGCGGTTCAACGATGGGTTCTCGCGGCTGCTGGCCTACCGGTGTGCCCAACGCGCCAACGCGAACGTCAAGGTCGCAGTCGCCGACAACGGGTTCACGCTTTCGATGCCGCTGAACCGAAAGGTCGATTTCGATCGCATCGTCAGAGAGATCGCTCCCGACGAGGTGCGACCCGATCTCCGCGCGGCGCTCTCGGGGACCGATCTCCTCAAGCGGTACTTCCGGATCAACGCGACGCGGGCGCTCATGATCCTCAAGCGGTACAAGGGGTACGAGAAGTCGGCGAGCCAACAGCAGGTGTCCAGCGAGATGCTGCTCGGCTTCGCCGACGACAAGGACGGGTTCGCCGTCATGGAGGAGACCTACCGCGAGATCTTGGAGGACAAACTGAACGTCGACGCGATATCGGCGTTCCTTTCGGCGCTCGAAGCCGGGGAGATGGACCTTTTCGTCGCTCGGGTGGGCTCGCCGTCACCGCGCGCGTTCGGTCTCGCGACGCTTATGGCGAGCGACGTGGTCCTCGCAGAGGACGATTCCGCCGTCCTGCAGGCGTTCCACGATCGCGTGATGAACGAGATCGGCGGCGAAGCCAGGGGCGAAAGCGGTGGTTCGGATACCGACGGCTAA
- a CDS encoding lactate racemase domain-containing protein, whose product MQLPFGARAIDVKLSDCAVTVAEPAGGEPIDVRSAAKAALDDPAAPALDELAEPDDTVAIVVTDVTRATPDGELVDLLLSTLQSAGVSRDQVTVVVGLGLHRPMTDAELETMLGEHANLAINHDPAETVGVGEVDGVTIECNRRVTEADLVLATGMVEPHQYAGFSGGGKTVAIGAGGESLIRYTHGPEMLSRPGVRLGRIEDNPFRAAVDAAGELCGLDFCVNVTHGPAGILDVAAGKPQAVVRGLADSARDALSVEVEDEYDAVLAGVGAPKDANLYQTTRAATYVALGAKTPLRAGGRIVIPAALSEGAGEGTGERRFYKWLSEAESAEELYERMRSGYEPGAQRAFVVARALREHDVYITNSEASDVVDDCLMHAHDRVEDAIEPGSDVLVVPDALNTLLV is encoded by the coding sequence ATCCAGCTACCGTTCGGTGCCAGGGCGATCGATGTCAAGCTATCGGACTGTGCCGTGACCGTCGCGGAGCCCGCCGGGGGCGAGCCGATCGACGTGCGGAGCGCGGCGAAAGCGGCGCTCGACGATCCCGCTGCCCCGGCGCTCGACGAGTTAGCCGAGCCGGACGACACCGTTGCGATCGTGGTCACCGACGTGACGCGCGCGACGCCGGACGGCGAATTGGTCGATCTGTTGCTCTCAACGCTCCAGTCTGCGGGCGTCTCACGCGATCAGGTAACCGTCGTCGTCGGACTGGGGCTCCACCGCCCGATGACCGACGCCGAGTTGGAGACGATGCTCGGCGAGCACGCGAATCTCGCGATCAACCACGACCCGGCCGAGACGGTCGGCGTCGGCGAGGTCGACGGCGTCACGATCGAGTGCAACCGCCGGGTCACCGAAGCTGATCTGGTCCTCGCGACGGGCATGGTCGAACCGCATCAGTACGCCGGCTTCTCCGGCGGCGGGAAGACGGTCGCGATCGGTGCGGGTGGGGAGTCGCTCATACGGTACACTCACGGCCCGGAGATGCTTTCACGACCCGGCGTTCGCCTCGGTCGAATCGAGGACAACCCATTCCGGGCGGCGGTCGATGCGGCCGGCGAGCTCTGTGGGCTCGATTTCTGCGTCAACGTCACGCACGGCCCAGCGGGGATTCTCGATGTGGCCGCTGGGAAGCCGCAAGCCGTCGTCCGGGGGCTCGCCGACAGCGCCCGAGACGCGCTTTCGGTCGAGGTCGAGGACGAGTACGACGCCGTGCTCGCCGGTGTCGGCGCGCCCAAGGACGCCAACCTCTATCAGACGACCCGCGCGGCCACGTACGTCGCCTTGGGGGCGAAGACCCCGCTCCGAGCGGGCGGCCGCATCGTCATTCCCGCAGCGCTCTCCGAAGGAGCCGGCGAGGGGACGGGCGAGCGGCGCTTTTATAAGTGGCTCTCCGAGGCCGAGAGCGCCGAGGAGCTTTACGAGCGAATGCGGTCGGGCTACGAACCGGGGGCTCAGCGGGCGTTCGTCGTCGCCCGCGCCCTCAGAGAGCACGACGTGTATATCACGAACAGCGAGGCCTCGGACGTGGTCGACGACTGCTTGATGCACGCCCACGATCGCGTCGAGGACGCGATCGAACCCGGAAGCGACGTGCTCGTCGTTCCGGACGCGTTAAATACACTTCTCGTCTGA
- a CDS encoding RtcB family protein — MTTFEVGDITLREIREHVWEIPKEGDMRVPARVFASESLLEEIAEDKTIQQLRNATHLPGIKKYALCMPDGHQGYGFPVGGVAGIDAEDGCISPGAIGYDINCGIRMVKTNLTYDDLNGREEKLVDALFEAIPSGLGGGGVIEGDHGELDAALERGVEWCVEEGYAVESDQSHCEDNGFRADATPETVPQKAKDRGQNQMGSLGSGNHFLEVQRVADVFDEPIAEAYGLHADQVVILIHCGSRGLGHQLCTEYLREIEKAHSGLLAQLPDRELAAAPAGSQLAEDYYGAMCAAINFAWVNRQLITHRTRSVFEDVFGEPWEDLGMELLYDVAHNIAKKEVHDVDGEPTELYVHRKGATRAFPAGRPEVPDAYRNVGQPVIVPGSMGAGSYVLCGGENSLDVSFGSTAHGAGRLMSRTQAKREFWGEDVQDELRRRKVYVKAQSGATIAEEAPGVYKDVDEVVRVSDELGIARTVVRVEPICNIKG, encoded by the coding sequence ATGACCACGTTCGAGGTGGGCGACATCACGTTGCGGGAGATCCGCGAGCACGTCTGGGAGATCCCGAAGGAGGGCGATATGCGCGTTCCGGCGCGGGTGTTCGCGAGCGAGTCCCTCCTCGAGGAGATCGCCGAGGACAAGACGATTCAGCAGTTGCGCAACGCGACGCACCTCCCGGGAATCAAGAAGTACGCGCTCTGTATGCCGGACGGTCATCAGGGGTACGGATTTCCGGTCGGCGGCGTGGCCGGAATCGACGCGGAAGACGGCTGTATCTCCCCCGGAGCGATCGGCTACGACATCAACTGCGGGATCAGGATGGTGAAAACGAACCTCACGTACGACGATCTCAACGGGCGCGAAGAAAAACTGGTCGACGCGCTCTTCGAGGCGATCCCGTCGGGGCTCGGCGGCGGCGGCGTCATCGAGGGCGACCACGGCGAACTCGACGCGGCGCTCGAACGCGGCGTCGAGTGGTGCGTAGAAGAGGGATACGCCGTCGAGTCCGATCAGAGCCACTGCGAGGACAACGGATTTCGAGCGGACGCGACACCCGAGACGGTTCCACAGAAGGCGAAAGACCGCGGTCAAAACCAGATGGGATCGCTCGGCTCCGGCAACCACTTCCTCGAAGTTCAGCGCGTCGCGGACGTGTTCGACGAACCGATCGCCGAGGCGTACGGCCTCCACGCCGATCAGGTGGTCATCCTGATCCACTGCGGCTCGCGGGGGCTCGGCCACCAACTCTGCACGGAGTATCTCCGCGAGATCGAGAAGGCGCACAGCGGACTGCTCGCACAGCTTCCCGACCGGGAACTCGCCGCGGCACCCGCCGGGTCACAACTCGCCGAGGACTACTACGGCGCGATGTGCGCGGCGATCAACTTCGCGTGGGTCAACCGACAGCTCATCACTCACCGAACTCGGTCGGTGTTCGAAGACGTGTTTGGGGAGCCGTGGGAGGATCTGGGAATGGAACTGCTCTACGACGTGGCGCACAACATCGCCAAAAAGGAGGTTCACGACGTCGACGGGGAGCCGACCGAGCTGTACGTCCACCGAAAAGGTGCGACCCGGGCGTTTCCCGCCGGACGGCCGGAGGTCCCCGACGCGTACCGAAACGTCGGTCAACCGGTCATCGTCCCCGGGAGCATGGGCGCCGGTTCGTACGTACTCTGCGGCGGCGAGAACTCCCTCGATGTCTCGTTCGGCTCGACGGCCCACGGGGCTGGGCGACTGATGAGCCGAACGCAGGCGAAACGTGAGTTCTGGGGCGAAGACGTGCAGGACGAGCTCCGCCGGCGGAAGGTGTACGTGAAGGCCCAAAGCGGCGCGACGATCGCCGAGGAGGCTCCCGGAGTGTACAAGGACGTTGACGAGGTCGTCCGTGTCTCCGACGAGCTCGGGATCGCCCGCACGGTCGTCCGCGTCGAACCGATCTGTAATATAAAAGGGTAG
- the cheB gene encoding chemotaxis-specific protein-glutamate methyltransferase CheB yields MTSTKAAEPRSNRGVRAVVVDDSQFMRTLISDMLDAGGITVVETASNGERGVEAVKAHAPDVVTMDLKMPDVDGIEAVERIMAECPTPVLILSAYAADDAELTFEALENGAVDFFEKPSGEVSVGLQKQREVLVSTVRSVASVDVSAPERTVESGVSVSTDPHDSARYLERPTLVIGASTGGPTVVEEVLAGLPIEADLRILIVQHMPEGFTGRFAKRLDEASEYVVREASDGDRIGGGEALLARGGKHLRVSGYGGGRIRVSLTEGEPVHSVRPAVDVTLRTAAERVDGPLSVAILTGMGADGAEGARAVSAAGGAVIAQDEGTSAVFGMPKRTIETGAADDVRPREELVTGIVNTITTREAR; encoded by the coding sequence ATGACCTCCACGAAGGCCGCAGAACCGAGGTCAAACCGCGGCGTCCGAGCCGTCGTTGTCGACGACTCCCAGTTCATGCGAACGCTGATCTCGGATATGCTCGACGCGGGCGGGATCACCGTCGTCGAGACCGCATCGAACGGTGAGCGCGGCGTCGAGGCCGTCAAAGCCCACGCCCCAGATGTCGTCACGATGGATCTAAAAATGCCGGACGTCGACGGCATCGAGGCAGTCGAACGGATCATGGCCGAGTGTCCGACGCCCGTACTGATACTCTCGGCATACGCCGCCGACGACGCCGAGTTGACATTCGAGGCTCTGGAAAATGGTGCGGTCGATTTCTTCGAAAAACCGAGCGGCGAGGTGTCGGTCGGGCTACAAAAACAACGGGAAGTGCTGGTTTCGACCGTTCGATCGGTCGCGAGCGTCGACGTGTCTGCGCCGGAGCGGACCGTCGAGTCGGGGGTGAGCGTATCGACTGACCCGCATGATTCAGCCCGATACCTCGAACGACCGACGCTCGTTATCGGAGCCTCAACCGGCGGTCCGACGGTCGTCGAGGAGGTACTCGCGGGACTCCCGATCGAAGCCGATCTACGCATTCTGATCGTCCAGCACATGCCGGAGGGCTTTACCGGTCGGTTCGCCAAACGGCTCGACGAGGCCAGCGAGTACGTGGTTCGGGAGGCGTCCGACGGCGATCGGATCGGTGGGGGCGAGGCACTGCTCGCGCGCGGCGGCAAACATCTCCGCGTCTCGGGCTACGGTGGCGGACGGATTCGCGTCTCGCTCACCGAGGGCGAGCCGGTACACAGCGTCAGACCGGCGGTGGACGTGACGCTTCGCACTGCCGCCGAGCGGGTCGACGGGCCACTCTCGGTCGCCATCCTGACCGGTATGGGCGCCGACGGTGCCGAGGGCGCGCGGGCGGTCAGCGCGGCCGGCGGAGCGGTGATCGCACAGGACGAGGGAACATCGGCGGTGTTCGGGATGCCGAAGCGGACCATCGAGACGGGCGCAGCCGACGACGTTCGGCCGCGTGAGGAACTCGTTACCGGGATCGTGAACACCATCACAACGCGGGAGGCACGATGA
- a CDS encoding chemotaxis protein CheA: protein MNDDHIHAFVSECRENITDLNNALLALEDDPDDDEAIESVFRTAHTLKGNFGAMGFSNASELAHVLEDLLDEIRGGEIEVTPDIMDAAFDGVDRIETIVGEIDRDGESATDPVETTARLRAAIDAGAAHKAASDTGDSTSGAEVGASSAVSPPPMDDADKFAHGRISVDPEGMLGVDALLILEALADAFGEFRTVPPRDEVEEGAYDGSFDVFVPDVSADAFGEELDGIGAVESFEVSTGTPRTDTDAPDSAPPGDDGDEENQRTTSSTGGNDISSVRVDVDRLDELHGLVEQLVTGRITIRRAIEEGDTEMASTSLNDFDKMTSRLQNTVMDMRLIPLRRVVSNLPRVVRDVARSQGKDVSFEMRGEDIELDRSILTEIEDPLIHILRNAVDHGVESPDAREAAGKPREGTIELRASRQRDHVTIAVSDDGGGIDPDEMRAKAAEENVIPRSEAETLSDDEAYDLVFHPGFSTAGEVTDVSGRGVGMDVVHSTVEQLDGTVNVESALGEGTTVELRLPVSVAIVDVLFVAVGDREYGIPIKNIDELTHAAETETVHGTEVVRHDDEVYPVIELGDALHLDGEAAFADGETLAADGGTLAEASDDDDEMLVRIRQSVRPVALRCDSFSDQEEVVVKPLEGPLSGIPGIGGTAILGDGNIVPILDVVSLEE, encoded by the coding sequence ATGAACGACGACCACATACACGCGTTCGTCTCCGAGTGTCGCGAGAACATCACCGATCTCAACAACGCGCTTCTCGCCCTCGAAGACGATCCGGACGACGACGAGGCGATCGAATCGGTGTTCAGAACGGCGCACACGTTGAAGGGGAACTTCGGCGCGATGGGCTTTTCGAACGCCAGCGAACTCGCACACGTGCTCGAGGACCTCCTCGACGAGATACGCGGCGGCGAGATCGAGGTCACGCCCGACATCATGGACGCCGCGTTCGACGGCGTCGACCGAATCGAGACGATCGTCGGCGAGATCGATCGGGACGGTGAATCGGCGACCGACCCCGTGGAGACGACGGCGCGACTTCGGGCGGCGATCGACGCTGGGGCCGCCCACAAGGCTGCTAGCGATACCGGCGACTCGACGAGTGGGGCCGAAGTGGGCGCTTCGAGCGCCGTTTCACCGCCGCCGATGGATGACGCGGATAAGTTCGCCCACGGCCGGATCAGTGTCGATCCGGAGGGCATGCTGGGCGTCGACGCACTGTTGATCCTCGAAGCGCTTGCGGACGCGTTTGGGGAATTCCGGACGGTGCCGCCACGGGATGAGGTCGAAGAAGGGGCGTACGACGGATCTTTCGACGTGTTCGTCCCCGATGTCTCCGCCGATGCCTTCGGTGAGGAGCTCGACGGTATCGGTGCGGTCGAGTCGTTCGAGGTGTCGACGGGGACGCCGAGGACCGACACCGACGCCCCCGACAGCGCGCCACCCGGCGACGACGGGGACGAGGAGAATCAGCGCACAACCAGTTCGACCGGCGGTAACGACATCTCGTCGGTCCGCGTCGACGTCGACCGACTGGACGAACTGCACGGGCTCGTCGAGCAACTGGTGACGGGTCGAATCACGATCAGACGCGCGATCGAGGAGGGGGACACCGAGATGGCTTCGACGAGCCTGAACGACTTCGACAAGATGACGTCCCGGCTCCAAAACACCGTCATGGACATGCGGTTGATCCCGCTTCGGCGCGTCGTGAGCAATCTCCCCCGCGTCGTCCGTGACGTCGCGCGAAGCCAAGGCAAGGACGTCTCCTTCGAGATGCGTGGCGAGGACATCGAGCTCGACCGGTCGATCCTGACCGAGATCGAGGACCCGCTGATCCACATCCTGCGAAACGCCGTCGATCACGGCGTCGAATCGCCGGACGCACGCGAAGCGGCCGGAAAACCGCGCGAGGGGACGATCGAACTGCGCGCGTCGCGACAGCGAGACCACGTGACGATCGCCGTGTCGGACGACGGCGGTGGAATCGATCCCGACGAGATGCGAGCCAAGGCGGCCGAGGAGAACGTCATCCCCCGATCCGAGGCCGAAACGCTGTCGGACGACGAGGCGTACGATCTCGTCTTCCATCCCGGGTTCTCGACCGCGGGAGAGGTCACCGACGTGAGCGGGCGGGGCGTCGGTATGGACGTCGTTCACAGCACGGTCGAACAGCTCGACGGGACGGTGAACGTCGAGAGCGCACTCGGCGAGGGGACCACCGTCGAACTCCGACTCCCCGTCTCGGTCGCCATCGTCGATGTGCTGTTCGTCGCGGTCGGCGACCGGGAGTACGGCATTCCGATCAAGAACATCGACGAGCTGACGCACGCGGCGGAGACGGAGACCGTCCACGGCACCGAGGTCGTCAGACACGACGACGAGGTGTATCCGGTCATCGAACTGGGAGACGCCCTCCATCTCGACGGCGAGGCGGCGTTCGCCGACGGCGAAACGTTGGCCGCGGACGGCGGTACGCTCGCTGAAGCCTCGGATGACGACGACGAGATGCTCGTTCGCATCCGGCAGTCGGTCCGTCCGGTTGCGCTTCGGTGCGATTCGTTCAGTGATCAGGAGGAGGTGGTTGTCAAGCCGCTCGAAGGACCACTGAGCGGGATACCCGGTATCGGCGGCACGGCCATCTTGGGCGACGGAAACATCGTTCCGATCCTCGACGTGGTGAGTCTCGAAGAATGA
- a CDS encoding CheR family methyltransferase has protein sequence MNRTGTDRGLSAVIEYIDDSMAFEPSSYNESYLDRRISARMRRTDCSAYTGYLDVLSTDGDEREALLDALSINVTSFFRNPEVWERLRDVLRELTASKRTVQCWSAACADGREPYSIAMLARDDPEIREQSIEITATDIDAEILETARAGVYESTRTTDIESQLASLSSPAEHVDIDGDRSFSIRPSVKRMVSFEQHDLISGPRKRGYDLVLCRNLLIYIDRSYKEPIFEMLTSALNDRGFLTIGKSETLPHSFREHYEAYDRGAHIYRRD, from the coding sequence ATGAACCGTACCGGAACCGATCGGGGGCTGTCGGCCGTCATCGAATATATCGACGACAGCATGGCGTTCGAGCCCTCTTCGTACAACGAGTCGTATCTCGACCGACGGATCTCGGCGCGGATGCGACGGACCGACTGCTCGGCGTACACGGGGTACCTCGACGTACTCTCGACGGACGGCGACGAACGCGAGGCGCTGTTGGACGCGCTGAGCATCAACGTCACGAGTTTCTTCCGAAACCCCGAGGTGTGGGAGCGCCTCCGAGACGTGCTTCGCGAGCTAACCGCGTCGAAACGTACCGTCCAGTGTTGGAGCGCAGCCTGCGCAGACGGCCGGGAGCCGTATTCGATCGCGATGCTGGCGCGGGACGACCCCGAGATCCGGGAGCAATCGATCGAAATTACCGCCACGGACATCGACGCTGAGATTCTTGAAACGGCCCGCGCTGGCGTGTACGAATCAACCCGGACGACGGACATCGAGAGCCAACTCGCGTCGCTTTCGTCCCCGGCTGAACACGTCGATATCGACGGCGACCGGTCGTTCTCCATCCGGCCGTCGGTCAAACGCATGGTCTCGTTCGAACAGCACGATCTCATAAGCGGCCCCCGAAAGCGCGGCTACGACCTCGTCCTCTGTCGGAACCTGCTGATATACATCGATCGGTCGTACAAGGAGCCGATCTTCGAGATGCTTACCAGCGCCCTCAACGATCGCGGATTCTTGACGATCGGCAAATCCGAGACGCTCCCGCACTCGTTCAGAGAACACTACGAGGCGTACGACAGAGGGGCGCATATCTACCGGAGGGACTGA